The following are from one region of the Hymenobacter radiodurans genome:
- a CDS encoding 5-oxoprolinase subunit C family protein produces MSLSILSPGLLTTIQDLGRIGYQKEGIIVSGAMDALALRVANLLVGNQENEAGLEVTLLGPKIRFDEDQLMALTGANLAPAINGQPIKMNRPIFVRQGSVLQFAPQGSGCRTYMALAGGLTVPTVLGSRSTYLQAGIGGRQGRALKTGDVIPCPGPPALAKQLWLKRFVASPAKAWVQAAWTPSPELYQGPQPDPRIRAVAGPEYSLFSNAGQQDFWAQEYTVTLASNRMGYRLRGDGAVLTLMQPEEMLSSAVTFGTVQVPPEGNPIVLLADHQTTGGYPRIAQVVTADFSLLAQVPPGGKIRFQEVSLAEAQRLYCQQELNIRQLQQSLQLKLTG; encoded by the coding sequence ATGAGTCTTAGCATCCTCAGCCCCGGCCTCCTGACCACGATTCAGGATTTAGGTAGAATCGGCTACCAGAAAGAAGGCATTATCGTGAGTGGGGCGATGGACGCGCTGGCGCTGCGCGTGGCCAATTTGCTGGTAGGAAATCAGGAAAATGAAGCGGGCCTGGAAGTCACGTTGCTCGGGCCCAAAATCCGGTTCGACGAAGATCAACTTATGGCACTTACCGGCGCCAATCTGGCTCCTGCCATCAATGGGCAGCCCATAAAAATGAACCGGCCCATCTTTGTGCGCCAGGGCAGCGTGCTGCAATTTGCCCCCCAAGGCTCTGGTTGCCGCACCTACATGGCCCTTGCCGGCGGCCTCACGGTGCCCACGGTGCTGGGGTCTCGTTCCACGTATCTGCAGGCGGGCATCGGCGGCCGGCAGGGGAGGGCCTTAAAAACCGGCGACGTAATACCCTGCCCCGGACCACCAGCATTAGCGAAGCAATTATGGCTAAAAAGGTTTGTTGCCAGTCCGGCCAAAGCTTGGGTGCAAGCTGCCTGGACGCCCAGCCCCGAACTGTATCAGGGGCCGCAGCCCGACCCCCGTATTCGGGCGGTGGCGGGTCCGGAGTATAGCTTGTTCTCCAATGCTGGTCAGCAGGATTTCTGGGCGCAGGAGTACACCGTGACGCTGGCTTCCAACCGCATGGGCTACCGCCTGCGCGGCGATGGCGCAGTTCTGACCCTAATGCAGCCTGAGGAAATGCTCTCCAGCGCCGTTACCTTCGGCACGGTGCAAGTACCTCCCGAAGGCAACCCCATCGTCTTGCTGGCCGACCACCAAACCACAGGCGGCTATCCGCGCATCGCGCAGGTAGTTACGGCCGACTTCTCGCTGCTGGCGCAGGTACCACCGGGGGGCAAAATTCGCTTTCAGGAGGTGTCGCTGGCCGAAGCTCAGCGCTTGTATTGCCAGCAGGAACTCAACATCCGGCAACTGCAACAGTCTTTACAGCTTAAACTGACTGGTTGA
- a CDS encoding M1 family metallopeptidase, whose translation MSDLVYTLHFTIPAVKEQPILATESVSFVLSENKSPLQLDFKENTDHLKRLIVNKKPVTIDHRNEHIIIPTTNLQTGKNQIDIEFVAGDLSLNRSDDFLYTLLVPDRARAVFPVFDQPSLKATFQLALTVPRLWDAVANGPLTNLTEPTLDGRVPGFKTYSFAPSDTISNYLFSFVAGEFKRISRTEKGRVMQFLHRETDPNKLKLSLDPIFQIHGDALAFMQTYTGMPYPFQKFDFAAIPDFQYGGMEHVGAIDYKASTLFLDEGATQDQKLARSNLIAHETAHMWFGDLVTMQWFNDVWMKEVFANFMADKITQIAVKNSNYDLKFVLDHYPAAYGIDRTEGANPIRQPLDNLQDAGSLYGNIIYHKAPIMMRQLERLMGPEQFQQGLQEYLRKYAFGNATWPDLISILDARTPADLQAWNQVWVNEPGRPEFAYDLQTLGGKISRLTLTQKAEDKSDRIWPQLFEITLVYPTSTKEFTVTMDQREVALKAVEGEPVPTYILFNSTGLGYGLFPVDKKMPPNVFALNNPVARAAAYVNLYENMLDGRVVAPLELLALNRQGLTQEKEELNLKLLTSQLSDIFWKFLPPTKRPELAPALENEIWQAMQQNPNSNAKKQLFKAYQSVALTPTAQAKLYDVWATEKAPDGVKLTEDDYTALALALAVRDYGSDGEILRKQLARIKNEDRKKRMEFLIPALSADVRIRDAFFTSLKEEKNRSKEAWVVAALAYLHHPLRAESSEKYLPESLNLLTEIQQTGDIFFPYSWLQATFGAYQSPTAARTVRAFITKNPTYNPKLRAKILQASDDLFRAEKLVQQQAVSGKKS comes from the coding sequence GTGTCTGATTTGGTCTATACCTTACACTTTACTATTCCAGCGGTCAAAGAACAGCCTATTCTGGCAACCGAATCTGTCTCATTTGTTCTAAGTGAAAATAAAAGCCCCCTACAACTCGATTTTAAAGAAAATACGGACCATCTCAAGCGTCTTATTGTCAATAAAAAACCAGTTACTATTGACCACCGCAACGAGCATATTATCATCCCCACGACGAATCTGCAAACCGGTAAAAACCAGATTGACATTGAGTTTGTAGCAGGTGATTTATCTCTGAATCGGAGCGACGATTTTCTGTACACCCTGCTCGTACCCGACCGGGCCCGCGCTGTATTTCCAGTCTTCGATCAGCCTAGCTTAAAGGCTACTTTTCAACTCGCGCTCACAGTGCCTCGATTATGGGATGCAGTAGCTAACGGGCCGCTAACCAACTTAACTGAACCTACTCTCGACGGCAGAGTGCCCGGATTTAAAACGTATTCTTTCGCTCCATCGGACACGATAAGTAACTACTTATTTTCGTTTGTCGCTGGCGAATTCAAACGTATTTCGCGCACGGAAAAGGGCCGTGTTATGCAGTTTTTGCACCGCGAAACTGACCCTAATAAACTAAAGCTAAGTCTGGACCCGATATTCCAGATTCACGGCGATGCGCTGGCGTTTATGCAAACGTACACGGGTATGCCCTACCCGTTTCAAAAGTTTGATTTTGCAGCCATTCCCGACTTCCAATATGGAGGCATGGAGCACGTGGGTGCCATCGATTATAAGGCCTCCACATTGTTCTTAGATGAAGGCGCTACGCAGGATCAGAAACTTGCGCGTTCCAACCTTATTGCTCACGAGACCGCCCATATGTGGTTCGGCGATTTGGTGACGATGCAGTGGTTTAACGACGTGTGGATGAAGGAGGTATTTGCCAATTTCATGGCTGATAAAATCACCCAAATAGCCGTCAAAAATTCCAATTACGACCTCAAATTCGTGCTGGATCATTACCCAGCCGCCTACGGCATCGACCGGACGGAAGGCGCCAATCCGATTCGGCAGCCGCTGGATAATTTGCAGGATGCGGGCTCGCTGTACGGCAACATTATTTACCATAAAGCGCCCATCATGATGCGGCAGTTGGAGCGGCTAATGGGACCCGAACAGTTTCAGCAGGGCTTGCAGGAATATCTGCGGAAATACGCCTTCGGCAACGCCACTTGGCCCGACTTAATTAGCATACTCGACGCCCGCACACCCGCCGATTTGCAGGCCTGGAACCAAGTGTGGGTAAATGAGCCCGGCCGCCCCGAATTTGCGTACGATTTGCAGACGCTGGGGGGCAAAATTTCGCGCTTAACGCTGACGCAAAAAGCAGAAGATAAGTCGGACCGAATCTGGCCGCAGCTATTTGAAATCACGCTGGTATATCCGACGTCTACGAAAGAGTTTACGGTGACAATGGATCAGCGTGAAGTGGCACTAAAAGCAGTGGAAGGCGAACCGGTACCCACGTATATTCTTTTCAATTCGACAGGTCTCGGTTACGGCCTGTTTCCGGTAGACAAGAAAATGCCCCCCAACGTGTTTGCGCTCAACAATCCGGTGGCACGGGCGGCGGCTTACGTGAACTTGTATGAGAACATGCTCGATGGGCGCGTGGTAGCGCCGCTGGAGCTTTTGGCGCTGAATCGGCAGGGCCTTACCCAAGAAAAGGAAGAGCTAAATTTGAAGCTACTGACCAGTCAGCTAAGCGATATTTTCTGGAAATTTTTGCCCCCCACAAAACGCCCTGAACTGGCCCCTGCTCTGGAAAATGAGATTTGGCAGGCGATGCAGCAGAACCCAAATAGCAACGCCAAAAAGCAGTTATTCAAAGCCTATCAATCGGTGGCTTTAACTCCCACCGCGCAAGCCAAATTATACGATGTTTGGGCGACGGAAAAGGCTCCGGATGGGGTCAAATTAACGGAAGATGACTACACCGCGTTGGCCCTAGCGCTAGCCGTGCGCGACTATGGCTCCGATGGCGAAATTCTGCGGAAGCAGCTAGCCCGAATTAAGAATGAAGACCGCAAAAAGCGCATGGAGTTTTTGATTCCAGCCTTGTCCGCTGACGTTAGAATCCGGGACGCTTTTTTTACTTCGTTAAAAGAAGAAAAGAACCGCAGCAAAGAAGCTTGGGTAGTCGCCGCGCTAGCCTATTTACATCATCCGTTGCGCGCTGAATCATCTGAAAAGTATTTGCCGGAGAGTTTGAATCTGCTGACTGAAATTCAGCAGACGGGTGATATTTTCTTCCCATATTCCTGGCTACAGGCTACATTTGGCGCTTACCAATCCCCAACCGCAGCTCGCACTGTTCGCGCATTTATCACGAAAAACCCCACGTATAATCCGAAACTGCGGGCGAAGATTCTGCAAGCCAGCGACGACTTATTTCGCGCCGAGAAATTAGTGCAACAGCAAGCCGTTTCAGGTAAGAAATCTTAA
- a CDS encoding arylesterase codes for MKTLLSVFSCCLLLTLASCGSDSQTATSVASPPAADKKPPTAGSRTILFFGNSLTAGLGVEPEEAFPALVGQKIDSAGLGYTVINAGLSGETTAGGRSRVGWVLRQPVDVFVLELGGNDGLRGLPLTDTRRNLQAIIDTVRRISPQTQIVLAGMQIPPNLGADYATQFKQTYIDLARENKLVLIPFLLEGVGGVAKLNQPDGIHPTPAGHRLIARTVWDILQPLLKQPVAADAAVR; via the coding sequence ATGAAAACCCTATTGTCTGTATTTAGTTGCTGCTTGCTGCTCACGCTAGCTAGCTGCGGCTCCGATTCACAAACCGCTACGTCGGTCGCTAGCCCGCCGGCGGCTGATAAAAAGCCCCCCACAGCGGGCTCACGCACTATTCTGTTCTTTGGCAATAGCCTGACGGCGGGCCTCGGCGTAGAGCCAGAAGAAGCTTTTCCAGCGTTGGTAGGCCAAAAGATTGATTCGGCTGGCCTAGGCTACACGGTGATAAATGCTGGTTTGAGCGGCGAGACAACTGCTGGCGGCCGCAGCCGCGTGGGTTGGGTGCTGCGTCAGCCCGTGGATGTGTTTGTGCTGGAGCTGGGGGGCAATGATGGCCTGCGCGGCCTGCCGCTCACCGATACGCGCCGCAACCTGCAGGCTATTATCGACACCGTGCGCCGAATCAGCCCCCAAACCCAAATTGTGCTGGCCGGCATGCAGATTCCCCCTAACCTAGGTGCCGATTATGCCACCCAATTCAAGCAGACGTATATCGATCTGGCCCGCGAAAACAAGCTGGTGCTCATTCCTTTCCTGCTCGAAGGCGTAGGCGGCGTAGCCAAGCTCAACCAGCCCGACGGGATTCATCCCACGCCCGCCGGCCACCGCCTCATTGCCCGTACCGTGTGGGATATCTTGCAGCCACTGCTTAAGCAGCCCGTAGCGGCCGATGCAGCGGTGAGGTAG
- the pxpB gene encoding 5-oxoprolinase subunit PxpB: MQNRRGGQIQWSQPQIYPLGDSGIVLQFSRVYNTEVQQRIQACCAYLDQLQVLGLLEYVPAYTTLTLYYNPWLMSEEGRLDPYVRMTEIAQAMLAQAQTPQPKIAPTLVEIPVCYGGKLGPDLEEVARHAGLSEAEVVQLHCEPEYVVAMVGFAPGFPYLAGLNEQIATPRKSQPRTLVPAGSVGIAGQQTGVYSIPTPGGWQLIGRTPRRLFRPRQENPSLLRAGNQVRFVPITAAEFEQQNKHES, from the coding sequence ATGCAAAACCGACGTGGGGGGCAAATTCAATGGTCACAACCCCAAATTTATCCTTTGGGCGATTCGGGCATCGTGCTGCAGTTCAGCCGCGTCTATAATACGGAAGTCCAGCAGCGTATTCAGGCTTGCTGCGCCTATCTCGACCAGCTACAAGTGCTGGGGCTGCTAGAATATGTGCCGGCCTACACGACGCTCACCCTGTACTATAACCCGTGGCTGATGAGCGAAGAAGGCCGCCTCGACCCCTACGTCCGCATGACCGAAATAGCGCAGGCAATGCTGGCGCAGGCGCAAACTCCCCAACCAAAAATTGCCCCTACCCTGGTAGAAATACCGGTGTGCTACGGCGGAAAGCTGGGCCCTGACTTGGAAGAAGTGGCTCGCCATGCAGGCTTGTCGGAGGCCGAAGTAGTTCAGCTCCATTGCGAGCCAGAGTATGTGGTGGCTATGGTGGGGTTCGCTCCCGGATTTCCCTATTTAGCCGGTCTGAATGAGCAAATAGCCACTCCCCGCAAGTCCCAGCCCCGAACTTTGGTGCCGGCCGGGTCGGTGGGAATTGCGGGTCAGCAAACGGGCGTATATTCCATCCCCACGCCGGGCGGCTGGCAATTAATTGGCCGCACGCCCCGGCGACTTTTTCGCCCGCGTCAGGAGAACCCAAGCTTGCTACGGGCAGGTAATCAGGTGCGTTTTGTGCCCATTACAGCCGCCGAGTTTGAGCAGCAAAACAAGCATGAGTCTTAG
- a CDS encoding PA2169 family four-helix-bundle protein codes for MDQSQQSSPQNSTSTQSQGAGQLLDQAKKWVNQGNVSDLLGQLPNSVKDLGTKATTGYNKLSTTQKVVGGAAIALGVGLLLTNRKKGKGNKKANTLQELLLFVNDRIEGYKKAADESQDTELTGYYKQLVSQSQRFANELNNHLRQQGGEREDGTTVKGKIYRRFMEATSAVTGHSEKTILATNIHGEMWALKAYKEALSDRSLTGQLRQEVERQHTQSQATYDKLKRLAEKQS; via the coding sequence ATGGACCAATCACAGCAATCATCTCCGCAAAATAGCACATCGACGCAGTCGCAAGGCGCAGGCCAGCTACTCGACCAAGCCAAAAAATGGGTCAACCAAGGTAACGTATCCGATCTGCTTGGCCAGTTACCCAATTCAGTAAAGGACTTGGGCACGAAAGCAACTACCGGCTACAACAAGCTCAGCACTACCCAAAAAGTAGTTGGTGGCGCTGCCATAGCATTGGGCGTGGGCTTGTTGCTCACCAATCGCAAAAAGGGTAAGGGCAACAAAAAAGCCAACACACTGCAGGAGCTACTGCTCTTCGTCAACGACCGGATTGAGGGCTACAAAAAGGCCGCCGACGAAAGCCAAGACACGGAGCTTACCGGCTACTACAAGCAATTGGTGAGTCAGAGCCAGCGCTTTGCCAACGAGCTCAACAACCACCTACGTCAGCAGGGCGGCGAGCGGGAAGACGGCACTACGGTGAAAGGCAAAATCTACCGTCGCTTCATGGAAGCTACTTCCGCAGTGACAGGACACAGCGAAAAAACGATTCTGGCCACTAACATCCACGGTGAGATGTGGGCTTTGAAAGCCTACAAAGAAGCCCTCAGCGACCGTAGCCTAACCGGTCAGTTGCGCCAGGAAGTAGAGCGTCAGCATACGCAGTCGCAGGCAACGTATGACAAGTTGAAGCGCTTGGCCGAAAAGCAAAGCTAA
- a CDS encoding ABC transporter ATP-binding protein has protein sequence MLKVENLTKSYASGGRELTVLEAVSFELQPQDTFAIVGPSGSGKTTLLGLCAGLDRASAGSVWLNGIQLDNLSEDQRAAVRNEHVGFVFQNFQLLPSLTALENVLVPLELRGVRGGTKTALELLERVGLGGRGHHYPTQLSGGEQQRVSLARAFANRPKILFADEPTGNLDADTSATVVELLFELNREAGTTLVLVTHDLELAARTQRIVRIKGGAVVSDTVNQVNVGVAS, from the coding sequence GTGCTTAAAGTAGAAAATCTCACCAAATCATACGCCAGTGGCGGCCGAGAGCTCACCGTACTAGAGGCCGTCAGCTTTGAATTACAGCCTCAAGACACGTTTGCTATTGTAGGGCCCTCGGGCAGCGGCAAAACCACATTGCTAGGGTTGTGCGCCGGCCTCGACCGGGCCAGCGCGGGCAGTGTCTGGCTCAACGGCATTCAGCTCGACAACCTCAGCGAAGACCAGCGCGCCGCCGTGCGCAACGAGCATGTAGGCTTCGTTTTCCAGAATTTCCAGCTCTTGCCTTCCCTTACTGCCCTCGAAAACGTGCTAGTGCCGTTGGAATTGCGCGGCGTGCGCGGAGGCACAAAAACGGCTCTGGAACTGCTGGAACGCGTAGGCCTTGGCGGGCGCGGCCACCACTACCCTACTCAGCTTTCGGGTGGCGAGCAGCAGCGCGTGTCCTTGGCGCGGGCCTTTGCTAATCGGCCCAAAATCCTCTTCGCCGACGAGCCCACCGGCAACCTCGACGCCGACACCAGCGCTACAGTCGTGGAACTCCTCTTTGAGCTAAACCGGGAAGCCGGCACCACGCTGGTGCTCGTCACCCACGACCTAGAGTTAGCCGCCCGCACCCAGCGCATCGTCCGCATCAAGGGCGGCGCCGTGGTTTCGGATACGGTTAATCAAGTGAATGTGGGGGTGGCATCATAA